CCGGGCGGACAGGTTGATCGGCAGTGACATCTATTTTGACACCCCCACGGTCACAGGCACGGAAAACCTGATGATGGCGGCAACCCTGGCCAAAGGTCAGACCGTGCTCAGAAATGCAGCCCGGGAACCGGAAATCGTCTGCCTGGCCGATGCGCTCAATGACATGGGCGCCCATATTTCCGGGGCCGGATCTCCCATGATCACCATTGACGGCGTGGATAAACTTTTGCCGGCAAAAGTCAAGGTGATTCCGGACCGGATTGAAACCGGCACATTTATGGTGGCAGCGGCAGCCACCCAAGGGGATGTGCGGGTCACGGGGTGCAACCCCGATCATATCGGCGGGGTGATCAGCAAGCTCAAAGCAACCGGGGCTCAGATCGAGACCCGACCCAGTGAGATCCGGGTCAGGGGAGGGGAGACCGTCAAAAGTGTGGACATCAAGACCCTGCCGTATCCCGGGTTTCCCACGGATATGCAGGCCCAGTTCATGGCCTTGATGTGCACGGCCCGGGGCACCAGCATGATCCATGAATCCATTTTTGAAAACCGGTTCATCCATGCCAATGAACTGATGCGCATGGGTGCGGACATCACCCTTTCCCAAGCCAACCTGGCCATGGTCAGAGGGGTGCCCGAACTTCAGGCCGCACCCGTGATGGCATCGGATCTGCGGGCCAGTGCATCGCTGGTGATCGCAGGACTGATGGCAAAAGGTACCACGGTGATTTCCCGTGTGTATCATATGGACCGGGGATATGAAGCCATGGAAGAAAAATTTTCCGCACTGGGAGCGGATATGAAACGAATCAAATAAAGGGTTCAACCCTTTACACAGGGTATAAGCGCATGTGAAACCGTTGTCACAACCGGTGGTCCCGCCTCTGGTCCCGGTCCTTCTGGCCATGATGACCGGGATAAATGCCGGCAGTGTGTCTGGTTTGTCCCATCCGGTCTGGACGGTCATAATTTCAGGCGTGGCAATGCTTGTATGCGTTTTATGGGTTTCTGAGAAAAAAACGATCATTTTCAGTCTGTGCCTGGCAGCCGGGATCTGGTCGGGATATCAAAGCGTTCTGATTCATTCTCCCCCTGTTCCGGCCGGGCATATATCCAATTTTTTTAATCAGCGTGATATTGTTTTGACCGGACAGGTGAAGTCCTTTGCCCGTCAATATCCCCATAAAACCCGGATCATCGTGGACTGCCGGACAATCCAGGTGCCGCAGGATGCGGGTGTTTCAAACCGTCTGACAGCAACCGGGCGCATCTATTTGAACCTGTATGGAACATCCGATGTTCCCATCCAATTCAATGATCAAATCCGGTTTGCCGGTCCCGTCCGTCCCATCCGGAATTTCGGCAATCCAGGGGCATTTGATTATCTTACTTTTTTAAAACGCCAGGGTATTTTCGGGTCTGTTCACACCCATGTGAGCAAGATTCAAAAAACCACGGATTCATCCCTGCCTGTCTGGACCCGGGGAATCCAATATTTGGAAAACATTCGGAATCAATTTTATGCGTTTGTCATGACGCGCCTGGATCACCGGGACGGGGCCCATGTTCTGGCAGCACTGGTCACCGGCATCAAGCATAATATGCCCCCGATGCTCAGAGATCAGTTTGCCAGGGCCGGCACGGCACATCTTCTGGCGATCTCTGGATTGCATATGGGGATTCTCAGCCTGATTTTTTTCTTTTTTTTCTATCAGGTATTGTCGTTGTTCCCCGGATTGCTGATATCGGCCAAAGCCCGAAAAATCGCAGGCGTTCTGACCTTGATACCCTTGTGTCTGTATCTTGTTTTTTCCGGATTTTCCCCGTCCACCCAGCGGGCGTTTATCATGATCGCTATTTTCATGATCTCGTTTCTGATGGAAAAACAAACCCATCCCTTCAATACCCTGGCCGTTGCAGGCATTATCATTCTTTTTGCAGATCCGGCGGCGTTGTTTTCCATCTCGTTTCAACTATCGTTTACTGCTGTGTTTTTCATCATCGCCGGTATGAAAGTGATGGAGAAATACCTGAAAATTAATCCACCCAAACCCCTGAAATTTCTGATATCTATCAGCAGCGTGACACTTTTGGCCGGTCTGGGGACGTTTCCGTTGATTGCCGGGTATTTCAACCTGGTGTCTTTGGTTCAGATTCCGGCCAACCTGATCCTGGTGCCGGTCATCGGGTTTGTGTGCCTGCCGGCCGGTCTGATGAGTTTAATGGTCTGGCCTCTGGCTCCGGGTCTGGCTGCCTGGCTTTTGACCGGGGCGGCCCGGCTGGTTGAATGGTGTGCACTGTATGCCGCATGGCTGACCGATCTGCCGTTTGCCTGGTCATATCTGCCGGCCTGGTCCATGGTTGATATCATCATGGCATATCTGATTTTAGGTGCTGTTTTCTGGGCATTGTATGCTAAAAAATCAAAACCGGTCATGGCTGCGGTCATGGTTGTCCTCATAAGCATCTATGGAATCAGGATGATGACACGATCCGGGGCGCCGGACCATATGACCGTTACCGTGCTGGATGTGGGGCAGGGCAATGCCGCATTGATCCAAACCATTGAAAACAAAACCATTCTGGTGGACGGGGGTGGGTTTTCAGGTGCCACGCAATTTGATGTGGGCCGGTATGTGGTGGCCCCTTTTTTGTGGCTACAGGGGATCACGGCCCTGGATGTGGTCATTCTCACCCATCCGGATACCGATCACATGAACGGTCTGGTGTTTATTCTGGAAAATTTCCAGGTGGGCACTTTGGTTAAAAACAGGGATACCAGTCCCCATAGCGCGTTTGACCGCATCATGGCTGCCTGCCGCAAAAAAAAGATCCCGGTGTTCATCCCGGATTGTGAAAATAATCAGATGAATTGGGAAAACACCGGGCTGACATTTTATCAATGCCGGTCGTTGAATACTGAATGGGACGTCAATGACAATTCCCTGGTATTTAAACTGACATGGGATCAATTTTCCATGTTGTTTCCGGGAGATATTCAGGCCGGGCGGGAAGGTCTGCTGACAGGAGACAAAAACAACCGTCTGTCGGCCGGAATTTTGTTATCGCCCCATCACGGGAGCAATTCTTCGTCCACCCGTATTTTTCTTGAACAGGTGGCACCGGAAACCGTGGTCATATCCTGCGGATTCAATAACCCGTACCGGTTTCCCCATCCTGATGTCATCCACCGGTATGAACAGAACAATATCCGAATTTTCAGAACCGACCAGCATGGCGCCGTGACCATCACATCCAGAGGCAGTGATTATGCGGTTATTCCCTATCGTTCAGGCAATTGACCGTTATACAGTGCTCACAAAAAATGAGTTCACACGCGGTGCATTCAAATGGTGGCCTTGCAGGGAAACGCAGGGTCACGCCGTTTGAAATATTTGATGAACGGAACAATCACCTTGTTTTTGTTGCCTCCGGATACGTCATAGGTGATACTGACGATGGGCACCCCGGTGGTGGCTTCCAGCCGGGCCGCCATGGCTTCGGTGACCAGACCGGGGCAGCAGAAGGCCGGGGTGGTCTGCACCAGAAGGGCCACATCCGGATGTTCCTGGAGGATATGATGAATTTTCAGGATATTGTCCATGGACTCACCCGTGTGTTCCGGCTGGATTCCGTATTGTGCCAGCACCTCTTCACACGCGGAAGGTATTTTTAAATCCGATTCCTTAAGCACCGGTTCAAAATAGGGGTAATATTTTTTTTCCATGGTGTTCATGGCCACCAGCAGCGCTTTGTTGGAGATCAGGCTTAAATATTTACCTTCTTTGAACCATTTTCTGAAATAGGACCCGGCAATGATTTTGACATATTTATAATATGGGGTGGTAATCACTTCACCGCCGTGGGCCTCGATGTAATGGATCAGATCCTGGTTCATCACCTCATTGTCTCTGGCATACAGGTCTCCGAAAATCGCCACTTTGGGCCGGGTGCCCATGTCCCGGGTTCTGATCTGCCTGAACAAGGGAATGGCCTGTGCCAAAGCCTGCTCTTTGGATCCGCCCGTGGCAAATGCCTGGTTGATGATGGCCAGGGCTTGGGACAGCACCCGGTCGGTTTCACCGGGCATGACTTCATAGGGCCTGATTTTGCATCCGATGCTTCGCAGCAGTCCGCCGAACATGTATGCAAAATACGCATTGATGGACGCTTTGTAGGAGATATCAAACAATGACAGTTCGCCTAAGTAGATCCCGGATTTTTCAAACCCGTTTCCTTGCTGTTTAAAAATCTGTTGAATATGATACGGATACAGGCGGATGTTGCAGGCAATATCCGACCGGTTGAGCCACAGCAAGGTATCTGCCGGATTCAGACGGTGTTTTTTAACGGTATGAATAAACCCGGCCGCCAGTGCATTTAACGGGATACACTGGCCCGTGTTGGTGAGCAGGCTTTTTTTCAGGGTTTCAGGGGTTTCTTCCATCAACAAAGCCCGATGACCTTCACTTTTGAAAGTGGACACGATCAATTGTCCGGTCAATGCATCCCAGTTGGGGAAAATAATGGTTTTGTCTTCGGGCCGGTCAAAAAACAGGGGCGCAAAATCCAGGGGCCGGGCCGCCGGACGCGAAGTTGCCTGAAAATGGTTGGTAAACGCCCGCACCGCCGCCTCGATCCTTGTTTCATACCCCACACTGGAATCATGTTCATCCAGTTCCAGCACCAGATAGGGTTTGTTGCTTTGCTCCATGATCCGCTTGAAGTAATCCACCCCGAACGCATCTGGAGAACATCTGAAAGAAGTGATATAGACCGGATACAGACCTTCGGTCAAAGCGGCGGCATATGCGGATTCCAGAATGCGGGCCGCGTATTTCCAGTGTATTTCCTCCAGCAGTGGACGGATGGGGGAAAGATCCATTTCCGAGGTGTCCAGCATGTCCTGGAAAAAGGTCTGGATTCCCATTTTTTCAAAAATCTGGGGAATGTGGTGGTTCATGGTATCGGGCAGCACGGTATAGGGACGTCCCAGCAACAGCACTTTCACACCGTTGATATCCCGGGTCCGGGTTTTGAATAATGCGGCCAGCCGCTCCTGTTCGTTTTTGCGATATTCCATGGCCTTGTCCCAGGCGGTA
Above is a window of Desulfotignum balticum DSM 7044 DNA encoding:
- the murA gene encoding UDP-N-acetylglucosamine 1-carboxyvinyltransferase; this encodes MDKIQINGGRKLKGEVTISGAKNAALPLIASAILVDGTCEFFNVPHLMDIKSIKLLLEDLGARCTFDDHVMTVDGSGIHKIEAEYDLVRKMRASILVLGPLVARFGHAKVSMPGGCAIGARPVNMHLTGLEALGANIHIDHGYIEARADRLIGSDIYFDTPTVTGTENLMMAATLAKGQTVLRNAAREPEIVCLADALNDMGAHISGAGSPMITIDGVDKLLPAKVKVIPDRIETGTFMVAAAATQGDVRVTGCNPDHIGGVISKLKATGAQIETRPSEIRVRGGETVKSVDIKTLPYPGFPTDMQAQFMALMCTARGTSMIHESIFENRFIHANELMRMGADITLSQANLAMVRGVPELQAAPVMASDLRASASLVIAGLMAKGTTVISRVYHMDRGYEAMEEKFSALGADMKRIK
- a CDS encoding DNA internalization-related competence protein ComEC/Rec2 → MKPLSQPVVPPLVPVLLAMMTGINAGSVSGLSHPVWTVIISGVAMLVCVLWVSEKKTIIFSLCLAAGIWSGYQSVLIHSPPVPAGHISNFFNQRDIVLTGQVKSFARQYPHKTRIIVDCRTIQVPQDAGVSNRLTATGRIYLNLYGTSDVPIQFNDQIRFAGPVRPIRNFGNPGAFDYLTFLKRQGIFGSVHTHVSKIQKTTDSSLPVWTRGIQYLENIRNQFYAFVMTRLDHRDGAHVLAALVTGIKHNMPPMLRDQFARAGTAHLLAISGLHMGILSLIFFFFFYQVLSLFPGLLISAKARKIAGVLTLIPLCLYLVFSGFSPSTQRAFIMIAIFMISFLMEKQTHPFNTLAVAGIIILFADPAALFSISFQLSFTAVFFIIAGMKVMEKYLKINPPKPLKFLISISSVTLLAGLGTFPLIAGYFNLVSLVQIPANLILVPVIGFVCLPAGLMSLMVWPLAPGLAAWLLTGAARLVEWCALYAAWLTDLPFAWSYLPAWSMVDIIMAYLILGAVFWALYAKKSKPVMAAVMVVLISIYGIRMMTRSGAPDHMTVTVLDVGQGNAALIQTIENKTILVDGGGFSGATQFDVGRYVVAPFLWLQGITALDVVILTHPDTDHMNGLVFILENFQVGTLVKNRDTSPHSAFDRIMAACRKKKIPVFIPDCENNQMNWENTGLTFYQCRSLNTEWDVNDNSLVFKLTWDQFSMLFPGDIQAGREGLLTGDKNNRLSAGILLSPHHGSNSSSTRIFLEQVAPETVVISCGFNNPYRFPHPDVIHRYEQNNIRIFRTDQHGAVTITSRGSDYAVIPYRSGN